The following are from one region of the Kwoniella dendrophila CBS 6074 chromosome 6, complete sequence genome:
- a CDS encoding gamma-glutamyltransferase, whose translation MAPSYDTFETISRRSTVFSTKGVVCSSQPLASEAGIRILRAGGNAADAAIAMAAALNVVEPCNTGIGGDVFALFYSASDKTVKAINGSGRSPKSLTLDKIKELGIKGNRFDPDCIHAATVPGACAAWCDIVDKWGNGKVKLDKIFEPAITLAEEGFIVHSQAAYEWGKYASFLRKQASGENYPFLIDGEAPKAGEYFNNPALGKTFRTVAKEGKDGFYKGKIAQSIVDELQRRGSFMTLEDISSHETELVKPISYTYGPEKENLTIHECPPNGQGLAALIAIGIIDVLREDGIIDLDNYQEGSVEWLHALMEAMRLAFADAHAFIADPKFSDVPVDQLLSKKYLRERAKLFNPDKAEAQHVKGNPIPSSDTVYFTAADSEGNAISIINSNYLGFGTGIVPEGCGFSIQNRGMGFSLDESSPNVLEGGKRPFHTIIPAMVTHGDELYMAFGVMGGVMQPQGHLQTFLNVVHRSHHAQAALDSPRFCLGGLAGYIQGSTPYYNDHVAIEHGISEETINKLKEMGHNVKVVKGHQQIVFGKGQIILRTIDKRTGKRVWAAGSDPRGDGCALPQI comes from the exons ATGGCTCCTTCATACGATACATTCGAAACTATCAGTAGACGTTCTACTGTTTTTA GTACAAAAGGAGTAGTATGTTCTTCTCAACCATTAGCTTCAGAAGCTGGAATTAGAATACTTCGAGCAGGTGGAAATGCAGCAGATGCAGCTATAGCAATGGCAGCTGCTTTGAATGTAGTTGAG CCATGTAATACAGGAATAGGTGGAGATGTATTTGCATTGTTCTACTCAGCTTCAGATAAAACAGTTAAAGCTATTAATGGTTCAGGtagatcacctaaatcacTAACTTTAGACAAAATAAAggaattaggtataaaaggtAATAGATTTGATCCAGATTGCATACATGCTGCAACTGTTCCTGGAGCATGTGCAGCTTGGTgtgatattgttgataaatgGGGTAATGGAAAGGTTAAACTTGATAAGATCTTCGAA CCCGCTATCACATTAGCAGAAGAGGGATTTATAGTACATTCTCAAGCAGCCTATGAATGGGGTAAATATGCTTCATTTCTACGTAAACaagcttcaggtgaaaattATCCTTTTTTAATTGATGGTGAAGCCCCAAAAGCAGGTGAATACTTTAATAATccagctttaggtaaaacttTTAGAACTGTTgcaaaagaaggtaaagatggtttttATAAAGGAAAAATAGCACAATCTATCGTTGATG AGTTacaaagaagaggaagtttCATGACTCTGGAAGATATATCCTCACATGAAACAGAGCTTGTTAAACCGATTTCATATACTTATGGaccagaaaaagaaaatttaacTATACATGAATGTCCACCTAATGGTCaaggtttagctgctttaaTTGCGATTGGAATTATAGATGTTTTGCGTGAAGATGGCATTATTGATTTGGATAATTATCAAGAAGGAAGTGTAGAATGGTTACATGCTTTAAT GGAAGCAATGAGACTTGCTTTTGCAGATGCTCATGCTTTCATAGCTGATCCTAAATTCTCTGATGTTCCTGTTGATCAACTTCTATCGAAG AAATACCTACGTGAACGAGCAAAATTGTTCAATcctgataaagctgaagctcaACATGTCAAAGGAAATCcaataccttcttctgatACTGTATACTTTACTGCAGCTGATTCGGAAGGAAATGCAATTTCTA TCATTAATAGTAATTATCTTGGGTTTGGTACTGGTATTGTCCCTGAAGGCTGTGGATTTAGTATTCAAAATAGAGGAATGGGTTTTTCTCTTGACGAAAGTTCTCCCAACGTTTTGGAAGGTGGTAAAAGGCCCTTCCATACGATTATTC CTGCTATGGTCACTCATGGTGACGAATTATATATGGCATTTGGTGTAATGGGCGGAGTCATGCAACCTCAAGGTCATTTACAGACTTTCCT TAATGTTGTTCATCGATCACATCATGCTCAAGCAGCTTTAGATTCACCGCGATTCTGcttaggtggtttagctggATATATACAAGGTTCAACCCCATATTACAACGATCACGTTGCAATTGAACATGGTATTTCGGAAGAAACgataaacaaattaaagGAAATGGGACATAATGTTAAAGTAGTCAAAGGTCATCAACAAATTGTTTTTGGTAAAGGTCAAATCATTTTAAGAACAATAGATAAAAGGACTGGTAAAAGAGTTTGGGCAGCTGGAAGTGATCCTAGAGGTGATGGTTGTGCTTTGCCACAAATTTGA
- a CDS encoding ribosomal protein L16: MIGSISSLLRPSSIASSSRFTLNLPIINLSNQSKPKPNFIQQVRFRGQLAPKRTKYKKAAKGAPGTQIPIGGSLKGTTLHHGTYGLRACSSVRISASQLSSCQQAVKRKIKPVKGAEMYLRVFPDIPVCVKGNEQRMGKGKGSFEYWSCRVKPGKVIMEVGGGNIREEIAKSALKLAQARLPLQTEFITLQSSPRLGKISNDKLSSPSYAQPIPQTLVELDAKNEGRAKDIILNREEQQINELNKGLENAQL; encoded by the exons ATGATaggatcaatatcatctttacttaGACCATCTTcaatagcatcttcatcaagatttactctaaatttacctataataAACCTTTCCAATCAATCGAAACCGAAACCAAATTTCATACAACAAGTTAGATTTAGAGGTCAATTAGCACCAAAACGTACGAAATATAAGAAAGCTGCCAAAGGTGCACCTGGA ACTCAGATACCTATT GGAGGATCATTGAAAGGAACAACATTACATCATGGAACATATGGTTTAAGAGCATGTTCATCTGTCCGAATTTCTGCATCACAATTATCAAGTTGTCAACAAGcagtaaaaagaaaaattaaacCTGTTAAAGGTGCAGAAATGTATTTAAGAGTTTTCCCAGATATTCCTGTATgtgttaaaggtaatgaacAAAGAAtgggtaaaggtaaaggttcttTTGAATATTGGTCATGTAGAGTTAAACCTGGTAAAGTTATAATGGAAGTTGGAGGTGGTAAtataagagaagaaattgcgAAATCAG CATTAAAATTAGCTCAAGCTAGATTACCTTTACAAACAGAATTTATCACTTTACAATCATCACctagattaggtaaaatttcaaatgataaattatcttcaccttcatatgcTCAACCAATACCACAAACTCTAGTTGAATTAGATGCTAAAAATGAAGGTAGAGCAAAAGATATAATATTGAATAGAGAAGAACAGCAAATcaatgaattgaataaaggtTTGGAAAATGCTCAATTGTAA